The window CCGCCAGAATTATCAGCTATACAGGCGACAGAAACAGAACCACAAAGAATCTACCACTAACATTTAACCTGGTACAAAAAAACGGGGCTGGTCAGTTCCGCCAGATATTCCACAAGTGTCTTCAAAAATTCTGCGGCGGGCGCGCCGTCTTCAACGCGGTGGTCAAAGGTAAGGCTCAAACCCATCATGGAGCGGGCAACTACGGCCCCCTCGCGGATAACGGGCTTTTCCACCACGCGGCCCACGCCCAGGATTCCCGTTTCGCCGGGCTTGAGAATGGGCGTGAAGAAATCCACCACGGAATGCGCCATGTTGGTGATGGTAAAGGTGCCGCCGCTCATGTCGTCGGGCGTCAGCTCGCCCTTGCGGGCGCGGCCAGCAAGCAGGCGGGCTTCCCTGGCTATTTCAAGCAGGGGCAGCCTGTCCGCATGGTGCAGCACGGGTACCATCAGGCCCTCGGGCAGGGCCACGGCCACGCCCATATGCACCTCGCCGTGACGGGTGATGGTTTGCCCGTCAAAGGTGGCGTTCATGCGCGGGTGCTTTTTCAAGGCCTTTGAAACGGCCAGAATGAGCATGTCGTTCATGGAAAGGCGGAAGTCTTTGTTCTTTTTGTTGCGGGCCTTGAAGTCGTTGATGATGTGCACGCAGGCGGTTACATCCGCTTCGCTCACAAGGGTGAGCTGGGCGGAGTTTTGCAGGCTGCCCAGCATGTTGTCGGCAATGATCTTGCGCATGCCTTCCATGGGCACGGAGCCTAACTCGCTGCCGCAAACGGCGCTGGCGCAGGTTGACTGAGACGCACCTTGCCCCGCGTTCTGCGTCGCAGCGAACTTTTCGGGGTGCATGGCGCGGTCAACATCTTCGCGCACGATCTTGCCGCCTTCGCCCGTTCCGGTGAGGGTGGAGATATCCAGCCCTGCCTTGGCAGCAACGGCAGCGGCAAGGGGCGTGATCCTGATTTTGCCGATAATTTCCTGACGGGCCTGTACATCGCGTTCAACAATGCGGCCTCCAGGGCCGGAGCCTGCGACGCAGGCAAGGTCAATGCCAAGTTCACGCGCCAGCCGCCGAGCGGCAGGAGACGCTATCCCGCCAGTGCTAGAGGGTTGCACGGCGGCTGACGCGTTGGTTTTTGCTGGCTTGGGCGCGCCCGCTTCCGCTGTGGCGGAAGCGGGGGAGTCAGACGCGCCTTCAACCCGGGCGATTGTTTCACCAGGTTCGGCCAGAATGCCAAGCACGGCACCCACGGCCACTTCCTGTTTGGGCTGCACCATAATCTGGAAGAGCACGCCATCGGCGGGGCTTTCCACCTTGTTGGTGATCTTGTCGGTTTCCACTTCAAACAGATCATCGCCCTGCTTGACTGCGGCGCCTTCGGCCACAAACCATTTGGAAACCTTGCCGGTCTTCATGGTCAGACCAAGTTTCGGCATGGCAAGTTCTATGCTCACTGCTGTTCTCCTGCGATGTTGTGTGTTGGGGCGGAAGGCTGCCTTTTTGCCGTCAGCCGGGCCGATGCCGTCAGCGGTAAACCATGCCGCCGTCAATAAGCACGGCCTGTCCGGTCATGTAGTCGGAATCCGGCCCTGCCAGATAGGAAACAAAGGCGGCCACGTCTTCCGGTGTTTCGGGGCGGCCAAGGGCTATGCCTTCGCAGTATTTTTTGTAGGTTTCGCCCTTGGGGGCGCCTGTGATCTTTGAAAAGCCTTCGTCAATGGCAACCCACATGTCGGTGCCGACCACGCCGGGGCAGTAGGCGTTTACGGTGATGCCGCTGGAGGCAAGTTCCCGCGCTGCTGCCTGGGTAAGGCCGCGCACGGCGAACTTGGTGGCGCTGTACGCGCCGATAAGGGCAAAGCCATCGTGCCCGGCAATGGAAGAAGCGCTGATGATCTTGCCCTTCTGCTTGCGGGCCATGAATTTTGTGGCTGCTGCCTGAATGCCCCAGAGCACGCCGTTGACGTTGATTCTGAAGATGCGTTCAAGCTCCTCGGGGGTGACGTCCAGCAGGGCCTTGACCTGAGCGATGCCCGCGTTGTTGATCATGACGTCAAACCCGCCCAGTTCTTTTTCCGCATGGTCCACGGCAGCAAAAACCTGTGCGCGGTCGCTTACATCGGCAATAAAGGTGGTGGCTTTGCGGCCAAGGGCGCGCACTTCATCGGCAGTGGCGGCCAGTTTGTCCGCGTTCATGTCCACAAGGCAGATATCCGCGCCGTCCTTTGCCAGACGCAGGGCTATGCCGCGTCCTATCCCCTGAGCGGAGCCGGTAACCAGAACAACTTTGCCGTTAATAGTCATGATAGTATCCTCCGTGTTGCCGCATGCCCGGCGCAAATCGGCGCAAACCGGGCATGTCGTGGATGGCAGCACCCTGTGGGCCGCAAACTGCTTGTTGCATCAGGCAAAAATCCCGTCGCCGCTGGCATTGCCAAGGCCGGGATGGATGTCGAAGCGCACAACGCCCACAGGCACCTTGACCGCCCGTGCGACCATCGCCGCGCCTTCGTAGCCAAAGCCGCCGCACAGCTCGATGGCAACGCAACCGTCTTCGGCCACGGCCTTCTGCGCCGCGTCAACGGCCTCCCTGTAGGATGTCACGCCAATAGTCAGCAGTTCCACGCCGGGGGTGCGCGTCCAGCTGCGGTGCTCGGCCTTGACGCCGTTGCCTTCGCCACGGGGGCTCAGAAAAATGAATGCAGCCTTGAGTTTCATAAACATGCTCCTGGTGTTGGGGATTCAGGCTTGTTGCCGGTCTGGGCCTAATTGGCGTAACAGACCTGCGCGCCACGCAAGAACAGCCCTCGCTGCCGGGCGTATTCCATGACGCGGGCCACATCCACCACGCGCATGGTGTCTTCTGACAATCGTATGCTGGCGCGCTGCCCGCGCCGAACCTCCACCTCGCGTTCGCCGTCCAGCGCCAGCACGCAGGGCGTGAGGGCCACAGGCACATCATCGCCGGGTAGCAGCTGGCGCACGCGGGAGACGCCCACGTCGGCAAACAGGCCGGGGCCGATGGCGGCGCGTACGCGGCAGGCAAAATCGGGGTCAAGATCAAGGGCCAGACCGCGCGGTTCTTCGGGTGAGATGCTCATGAGCTGCCCGGCCACAGTGGAGAGGCCGATGCTGTCTGGCCGACAGCGGGAAACAACAATCTGGCTGACTCTGGTGATGTCCCAGATAGCGCGGGAGCCGAGAAAAAGGTCGTCGTACACCGCCACATCCACCAGAGCGATATCTCGGAACTGACCGTCCACATGCACTTCAAGCAGGCTGGCCTCGCGGCAGCCTTCGTCAATGGTTACGCCGCCGCAGGCAAGCACGCCCGCAGCAAGGCCAGCCACCGTGGCTTCGGCCATGACAGGAAAAACATTGTTGGTGCCTGTGGAGAGCGGCAGAATGGGCGTTTTGCGCGCGCCCTTGCAGGCGGCACGGCTTGTGCCGTCGCCCCCCATGACGATGATGACCGCAACCCCCTCCTGCTGCATGAGGGCGGCGGCGTTAATGGTGTCCTCCTGCGTGTTGTGCAGGTAAATATCCACCGGAGCCACGTTCACAGGCGTTTCCAGAGCTTCCAGATCGCTCAGGGCGCGCGGCACGATGCCGTAGCCCTCGGGCATATACAGAACATCACGTACCCCGGCGGCGGCCAGACCAACCAGAATACGGCGCACCATGCGCACCTTCTCCTGATTGTCAAAAACACTGCCGTGCGCGACGATGCGGCGTATGTCCTTGCCTGATGCCGGATTGGCGATAATGGCTGCTTTCACGGTGGCTCCGGTGGATGTAGGTTGCAGGCAGGGCCTGCAAGAGTTTTTGCACCTTTGCGCCGCGATGGGGCAGGCCTTGTGCCTGTGCCTGCCCCTTGAACGCGGCTTAATTATCGCAGCGACTTGACCGCAGCGACGATCTGATCCGCGCCGGGAATGTAGGCCTTTTCCAGCGGCGGGCTGAAGGGGACAGGGCAGTAAGGAGCGCCCACGCGCACGATGGGCGCGTCCAGATAGTCCAGGGCTTCCTCGGCTACCATGGCGGCGATTTCCGCACCGGCTCCGGCGGTTTTGACGGCTTCGTGCGCAACCACAAGGGCGTGGGTTTTCTTGACGGAATTGAGGATGATGTCCTTGTCGAGCGGCACCAGACAGCGGGGGTCTACCACTTCGGCGCTGATGCCCTGAGCGGCCAGGGTTTCTGCGGCCTGAAGGGCGGAGTGAACCATGAGCGAGGTGGCTACAATGGTTACGTCCGAGCCTTCGCGCTTTACATCGCCCTTGCCAAGCTCAATGGGCGTCGCCTCGTCGCCAACTTCGCCTTCCACGCCGTACAGAATCTTGTGTTCAAGAAAGACCACTGGGTTGTCGTCGCGGATGGCGCTGATGAGCAGGCCTTTTGCGTCTGCCGGGGTGGAGGGAATGCACACCTTGATGCCGGGAATGTGCATGAACCATGCTTCAAGGCTCTGGGAGTGCTGGGCCGCAGCGCCCACGCCAGCGCCCTGCGGCATGCGCAGCACCATGGGCACCTTGGCCTTGCCGCCGAACATGTAGTGCATTTTGGCGGCCTGATTGAAGAGCTGGTCAAAGGCAACGCCGATAAAGTCCACAAACATCAGCTCTGCCACAGGTCGCAGACCAGCTGCTGCGGCACCAGCGGCAGCGCCCACAATGGCGCTTTCCGTGATGGGGGTGTCGCGCACGCGGCGTTCGCCGAATTTGTCAAAAAGGCCCTGGGTCACGCCAAAGCAGCCGCCAAACTTGCCCACGTCTTCACCGATGATGAACACGTTTTCGTCCCGCTCCATCTCCTGACGCATGGCATCGTTAAGCGCTTGCAGGTAGGTTTTGATCGCCATATTTTTCTCCATTCTGAAAATCTGAAGGTGGTTTCCGCAGTTTCAGGCAAACGCTTTATGCGTACACGTCTTCCAGCAGGTCTTCCGGCTTGGGGAAGGGGCTGTCTTCCGCAAACTTGACGGCGGCTTCAATTTCGGCGGTCACAGATACTGTGATGGCGTCCAGTTCCGCCTGAGTGACGGTGCCGGTTTCCACCAGCTTTTTGGCAAAACGCGGAATGGGATCCTTGGCCTTCCATTCTTCCAGTTCCTTTTCGCTGCGGTATACGCAGGCATCGCCCTCAAAGTGGCCGCGCCAGCGGT of the Desulfovibrio desulfuricans DSM 642 genome contains:
- a CDS encoding dihydrolipoamide acetyltransferase family protein, translating into MSIELAMPKLGLTMKTGKVSKWFVAEGAAVKQGDDLFEVETDKITNKVESPADGVLFQIMVQPKQEVAVGAVLGILAEPGETIARVEGASDSPASATAEAGAPKPAKTNASAAVQPSSTGGIASPAARRLARELGIDLACVAGSGPGGRIVERDVQARQEIIGKIRITPLAAAVAAKAGLDISTLTGTGEGGKIVREDVDRAMHPEKFAATQNAGQGASQSTCASAVCGSELGSVPMEGMRKIIADNMLGSLQNSAQLTLVSEADVTACVHIINDFKARNKKNKDFRLSMNDMLILAVSKALKKHPRMNATFDGQTITRHGEVHMGVAVALPEGLMVPVLHHADRLPLLEIAREARLLAGRARKGELTPDDMSGGTFTITNMAHSVVDFFTPILKPGETGILGVGRVVEKPVIREGAVVARSMMGLSLTFDHRVEDGAPAAEFLKTLVEYLAELTSPVFLYQVKC
- a CDS encoding ATP-NAD kinase family protein — its product is MKAAIIANPASGKDIRRIVAHGSVFDNQEKVRMVRRILVGLAAAGVRDVLYMPEGYGIVPRALSDLEALETPVNVAPVDIYLHNTQEDTINAAALMQQEGVAVIIVMGGDGTSRAACKGARKTPILPLSTGTNNVFPVMAEATVAGLAAGVLACGGVTIDEGCREASLLEVHVDGQFRDIALVDVAVYDDLFLGSRAIWDITRVSQIVVSRCRPDSIGLSTVAGQLMSISPEEPRGLALDLDPDFACRVRAAIGPGLFADVGVSRVRQLLPGDDVPVALTPCVLALDGEREVEVRRGQRASIRLSEDTMRVVDVARVMEYARQRGLFLRGAQVCYAN
- a CDS encoding DUF6506 family protein; translated protein: MKLKAAFIFLSPRGEGNGVKAEHRSWTRTPGVELLTIGVTSYREAVDAAQKAVAEDGCVAIELCGGFGYEGAAMVARAVKVPVGVVRFDIHPGLGNASGDGIFA
- a CDS encoding acetoin reductase, which codes for MTINGKVVLVTGSAQGIGRGIALRLAKDGADICLVDMNADKLAATADEVRALGRKATTFIADVSDRAQVFAAVDHAEKELGGFDVMINNAGIAQVKALLDVTPEELERIFRINVNGVLWGIQAAATKFMARKQKGKIISASSIAGHDGFALIGAYSATKFAVRGLTQAAARELASSGITVNAYCPGVVGTDMWVAIDEGFSKITGAPKGETYKKYCEGIALGRPETPEDVAAFVSYLAGPDSDYMTGQAVLIDGGMVYR
- a CDS encoding alpha-ketoacid dehydrogenase subunit beta, translated to MAIKTYLQALNDAMRQEMERDENVFIIGEDVGKFGGCFGVTQGLFDKFGERRVRDTPITESAIVGAAAGAAAAGLRPVAELMFVDFIGVAFDQLFNQAAKMHYMFGGKAKVPMVLRMPQGAGVGAAAQHSQSLEAWFMHIPGIKVCIPSTPADAKGLLISAIRDDNPVVFLEHKILYGVEGEVGDEATPIELGKGDVKREGSDVTIVATSLMVHSALQAAETLAAQGISAEVVDPRCLVPLDKDIILNSVKKTHALVVAHEAVKTAGAGAEIAAMVAEEALDYLDAPIVRVGAPYCPVPFSPPLEKAYIPGADQIVAAVKSLR